In the Drosophila willistoni isolate 14030-0811.24 chromosome 3R, UCI_dwil_1.1, whole genome shotgun sequence genome, GGTCCTCCCTGTTTGGGTAAATCTTGCGAAGATGCATTGTTATCTGTTGGTTGAACATCTTTTTCTTCAGTCGGTTGATATAAAGGAGTTGTTGATGTTTGTTTAGGCCGAGGTGAAGTCGTTGGAAGGGGAACAGGTAAATAATCTGGCCCTTGATCCGCAAGGAATCTTGGCGATTTCCCTTGGGGTGCTGCTTCTAATCCATTCCATCCGATCAAGAGAAGTATAAGT is a window encoding:
- the LOC26529226 gene encoding uncharacterized protein LOC26529226; the protein is MLAQLLILLLIGWNGLEAAPQGKSPRFLADQGPDYLPVPLPTTSPRPKQTSTTPLYQPTEEKDVQPTDNNASSQDLPKQGGPNTLNVPLPTTPRTIQRDDTSAGLPPYYISCGCGSSDDYHYVNHEVPRVLRIHEKILRLISPWLPF